From one Pseudanabaena sp. FACHB-2040 genomic stretch:
- a CDS encoding glycosyltransferase has translation MSKPHLHLSFFLPPLIGAGGERVVLSLAKVFVDWGFKVDLVVPETSGRHAKFMKTVPEKVRVIDLATPKTKTVYLKKLFKLKQYLEAEKPDVMLANVDYVGVANFARQISKSQTKIIQVVHSNLSREFGTIPGIGQKVKPLFVKWFYPSSDATVAVSRGVAEDLAEMSGIALDDIQVIYNPVVTAELPVQALEPIDHPWFQSNEVPIVLGAGRLMYQKDFATLIRAFAKVRQDRPCRLVIIGGEDELRPELEGLIRELGLEADAQLPGFAANPYAYMAKASVFVLSSRYEGFGNVLVEAMATGTPVVSTDCKDGPAEILKDGEFGRLVPVADPDALATAILHTLNHPLSADILKNRAQEFSAERIAGIYLSAIEKTLA, from the coding sequence ATGAGCAAACCACACCTCCATCTTAGTTTTTTCTTGCCTCCTCTAATTGGCGCAGGCGGAGAGCGAGTTGTTTTAAGCCTAGCCAAGGTTTTTGTTGATTGGGGCTTTAAGGTCGATCTTGTAGTTCCAGAGACATCTGGGCGTCACGCAAAATTCATGAAAACCGTTCCTGAAAAGGTGCGGGTAATTGATTTGGCAACTCCAAAGACCAAAACCGTATATCTCAAAAAGCTTTTTAAGCTCAAGCAGTACCTAGAGGCTGAGAAGCCAGATGTGATGCTAGCAAATGTAGACTATGTGGGAGTTGCCAACTTCGCTAGACAGATTTCTAAATCTCAAACCAAGATTATCCAAGTCGTACACTCCAACTTGTCTCGTGAGTTTGGCACTATCCCCGGCATTGGGCAGAAAGTAAAGCCCCTGTTTGTCAAATGGTTTTATCCTTCCTCCGATGCAACGGTGGCGGTTTCTAGGGGAGTTGCTGAGGATTTAGCTGAAATGTCGGGTATTGCCCTAGACGATATTCAGGTGATCTATAACCCTGTCGTTACCGCAGAACTACCGGTTCAAGCTCTTGAACCCATTGACCACCCCTGGTTCCAGTCTAACGAGGTGCCGATTGTTCTGGGGGCAGGGCGTTTGATGTATCAAAAAGATTTTGCCACCTTAATTCGGGCTTTTGCCAAAGTACGTCAAGATCGGCCTTGCCGACTGGTCATTATTGGAGGAGAAGATGAATTAAGGCCCGAATTGGAGGGGCTGATCCGCGAATTGGGTTTAGAAGCTGACGCCCAGTTGCCAGGATTTGCAGCCAACCCTTATGCCTACATGGCAAAAGCTTCTGTCTTTGTCTTGTCCTCCCGGTATGAAGGATTTGGCAATGTTTTGGTTGAAGCGATGGCAACCGGTACCCCCGTGGTGTCAACCGATTGCAAAGATGGCCCAGCAGAAATCTTAAAAGACGGCGAGTTTGGCAGGTTAGTTCCTGTTGCTGACCCTGATGCCTTAGCGACAGCAATCTTGCACACGCTAAATCATCCGCTGAGTGCTGACATTCTCAAGAACCGGGCTCAAGAGTTTTCTGCTGAGAGAATTGCTGGCATCTATTTAAGCGCTATCGAAAAGACCTTGGCATAA
- a CDS encoding O-antigen ligase domain-containing protein, with product MVKAGSVLAPIFMAGSVAVGLFLYFRAPVLYVSFTWWMIFLGSLIRKIIDYHSGFVTFGRWGLPALLVASISIITLCRELPRVHRQGGLPFILSLLGLAYAFLIGITYGRLDLRYILTLLEWLAPLAFGFHLFMQWRAYPEYRRSISNTFVWGTAVMGAYGLYQYWMVPAWDAFYLRYLEVSSFGQATRFGLRVWGTSTSPQEFAAILLAGGIVVFSGKGLSQIVSAGAGYLGFLLTMARAGWLGWCVSFLMFLPSISLRLQIRLLISIIAISLVVTPFASSGPLGDAVNQRIESFSNGQDDTSLEARREGYNDLMDEALSQVVGQGFGAGIQSDSIGGSDTAILPLLFSFGWIGSLPFLSGIVLMLLKIFQANQLRFDAFGSASRAIALGIFSQIAFNQIFSNVFAFTLWGFLGISMAAANYYQFRGSNSLLR from the coding sequence TTGGTAAAAGCAGGCAGTGTACTTGCGCCTATTTTTATGGCGGGCTCAGTAGCAGTTGGCTTATTTCTCTATTTTAGAGCGCCTGTTCTATACGTAAGCTTCACCTGGTGGATGATTTTTCTAGGGTCCTTAATCCGAAAAATCATTGATTATCACAGCGGTTTCGTTACCTTTGGCAGATGGGGCTTGCCTGCACTGTTGGTTGCCTCCATTTCCATAATTACTCTCTGTAGAGAATTGCCTAGGGTTCATAGGCAGGGTGGTCTCCCTTTTATATTGTCTCTGTTAGGGCTGGCCTATGCCTTCTTAATTGGCATCACCTATGGACGATTGGATCTCAGATATATTTTGACGCTTTTGGAGTGGCTAGCGCCGTTGGCTTTTGGATTTCATCTCTTTATGCAGTGGCGCGCCTATCCAGAATACCGGCGGAGTATCTCTAACACCTTCGTTTGGGGTACTGCAGTAATGGGAGCCTATGGGCTCTACCAATACTGGATGGTTCCTGCTTGGGATGCATTTTATCTTAGATACCTAGAGGTATCTTCTTTTGGCCAAGCTACTCGGTTCGGGTTGCGGGTCTGGGGTACATCTACCTCTCCCCAAGAATTTGCAGCCATTCTTTTAGCCGGGGGAATTGTAGTTTTTAGCGGCAAGGGTTTAAGTCAAATAGTATCGGCGGGAGCGGGATATCTTGGGTTTCTCTTGACAATGGCTAGAGCTGGTTGGCTCGGCTGGTGTGTTTCCTTCCTAATGTTCTTGCCCTCTATCAGCCTACGCCTTCAAATTCGTCTGCTCATTAGTATCATAGCCATCTCTCTAGTTGTCACACCATTTGCCAGTTCGGGCCCCCTTGGAGATGCAGTTAACCAGCGGATAGAATCGTTTAGCAATGGCCAAGACGATACCAGTCTGGAAGCCCGAAGAGAAGGGTACAACGACCTTATGGATGAGGCGCTTTCGCAGGTGGTGGGCCAAGGGTTTGGTGCTGGCATTCAAAGCGACAGTATTGGCGGCAGTGATACTGCAATTTTGCCGCTGCTGTTTTCCTTTGGCTGGATTGGCAGCCTACCTTTTTTGAGCGGCATTGTCTTAATGCTCCTCAAGATCTTTCAAGCCAATCAACTTCGGTTTGATGCTTTTGGGAGTGCTTCAAGGGCGATCGCACTTGGCATATTTTCTCAGATTGCCTTTAACCAAATTTTCTCAAACGTATTTGCCTTCACACTATGGGGCTTCTTAGGTATCAGCATGGCAGCGGCTAACTATTATCAGTTTAGAGGCTCAAACAGTTTGCTCAGATAG
- a CDS encoding glycosyltransferase family 4 protein, translated as MQTPVSLAKVSIVGNHWFPSVPGGLDRYIYELAYALIDLGCEVDLAGIGLPTQSPVPGLKLTNLASPDQSLPKRLWSAGQTYRKERDATVDVVNLHFALNSFPLLPYLPAEVPVVATFHGPWFQESQQEGDRQLVVFLKKQLERLVYRKCDRFIVLSKAFGEILHQEFGIAWDQINVIPGGVDTRRFCISLSRQQAREQLGWPQDRFILFTPRRLVQRMGLGQLLDAIAPLATQGQDIWLAIAGKGPLKDRLEEQVRELNLQNQVKFLGFLPDDDLPIAYQAADLTVMPSQSLEGFGLVLLESLACGTPVLCTPIGGMPEVIQAFSPELITTNATAVGLQNSLDKILTGAIALPSREACRTYAETNFNWTQIVQRVQSVLVGSNSSTF; from the coding sequence ATGCAAACTCCTGTCTCTCTTGCCAAGGTAAGCATTGTCGGTAACCATTGGTTTCCTAGTGTGCCTGGTGGGCTTGATCGATATATTTATGAGCTTGCTTATGCCTTGATTGATCTTGGGTGTGAAGTTGATCTTGCAGGCATTGGGCTGCCTACGCAATCTCCAGTTCCTGGCCTGAAGCTGACAAATTTAGCTTCGCCCGATCAATCCCTGCCAAAACGGCTTTGGTCTGCTGGCCAGACCTACCGGAAAGAGAGAGACGCCACTGTTGATGTCGTAAATCTCCATTTTGCGCTCAACAGTTTTCCTCTACTGCCCTATCTACCTGCTGAGGTACCTGTCGTTGCAACGTTTCACGGCCCCTGGTTTCAGGAGAGCCAGCAGGAGGGAGATCGGCAACTAGTTGTTTTTCTAAAGAAGCAGCTTGAGCGCCTGGTTTACCGCAAGTGCGATCGCTTTATTGTCTTGAGCAAAGCCTTTGGCGAAATCCTGCACCAGGAGTTTGGCATTGCCTGGGACCAGATTAATGTGATCCCAGGGGGCGTAGACACCCGCCGATTCTGCATTAGCCTGAGTCGGCAGCAGGCTCGTGAGCAGTTGGGCTGGCCGCAGGACCGCTTTATTCTGTTTACGCCCCGGCGACTGGTACAGCGCATGGGACTGGGGCAACTGCTTGATGCGATCGCACCCCTAGCCACCCAAGGCCAAGACATCTGGCTGGCAATCGCCGGTAAAGGCCCCCTCAAAGACCGGTTAGAGGAGCAAGTGAGGGAACTGAATCTGCAGAATCAGGTCAAGTTTCTTGGTTTCCTGCCCGATGATGACCTGCCCATTGCCTACCAGGCCGCTGATCTAACAGTCATGCCCAGCCAGTCTCTAGAGGGGTTTGGCCTGGTGCTGCTGGAGTCTTTAGCCTGCGGCACCCCTGTTCTCTGTACCCCTATTGGTGGAATGCCCGAGGTGATCCAGGCGTTTTCGCCGGAGCTGATTACGACAAATGCTACTGCAGTAGGACTGCAAAATTCCCTTGATAAAATTCTGACGGGCGCAATTGCCCTGCCTAGCCGAGAGGCCTGTCGCACCTATGCTGAGACGAACTTCAACTGGACCCAGATTGTGCAACGGGTGCAAAGCGTTTTAGTTGGGAGTAACAGTAGCACTTTCTAA
- a CDS encoding glycosyltransferase → MLSFAAVVCTYNRYALLEQSLSHWSQASRLPDQFIVVDATENAASYRDRLVEKFPQLFSQPESQYIVTDRPGLTRQRNVGLDAVKTDIVCFADDDTFITPSYIDKILEVFEKDTAGSIGGVNGVAEGQFDNWPQRTYREFRNYVRHHYGGQLQRIHLPQHYTHLFDPIPTPLKALPLIHIDRLWGANMNYRTEALKGLRFDENFQRYGLFEDVDLSIQVGQRYKLVCRLDAELSHDFKLGESTRPNDAKYFLFSWLNSAYIIEKLLPYDESRQAHRNLFNLTRFLAKAAPKRLSAGRLKTLGNDPLISSAEQLIKSLQACNSKEQLEETFVHLQREVSQVDRLQELVNSP, encoded by the coding sequence ATGCTTAGCTTTGCTGCCGTTGTTTGTACCTACAATCGCTATGCTCTCCTAGAGCAAAGCCTGAGCCACTGGAGCCAGGCTAGTCGACTGCCCGATCAGTTCATTGTGGTCGATGCCACTGAAAATGCTGCCAGCTACCGCGATCGCCTGGTCGAAAAGTTTCCTCAGCTGTTTTCCCAGCCCGAGAGTCAGTACATTGTGACTGACCGGCCCGGCCTCACCCGCCAGCGCAACGTTGGCCTAGATGCGGTCAAAACCGATATTGTCTGTTTTGCTGACGACGATACATTCATCACGCCCAGCTACATTGACAAAATCTTGGAGGTTTTTGAAAAAGACACAGCCGGTTCCATTGGCGGTGTCAATGGGGTGGCTGAAGGTCAGTTTGACAACTGGCCCCAGAGAACCTACCGAGAGTTTCGCAACTATGTGCGCCACCACTATGGGGGGCAGCTGCAGCGCATTCACCTGCCTCAGCACTACACTCACCTGTTTGACCCCATCCCCACGCCGCTGAAGGCTCTGCCGCTGATCCATATCGATCGGCTGTGGGGAGCCAATATGAACTACCGCACTGAGGCTCTCAAAGGGCTGCGGTTTGATGAGAATTTTCAGCGCTACGGCCTGTTTGAGGATGTGGATCTGTCAATCCAGGTCGGCCAACGTTATAAGCTGGTGTGCCGCCTAGACGCGGAGCTAAGCCACGACTTTAAGCTGGGAGAAAGCACCCGGCCCAACGACGCCAAATATTTTCTCTTCTCGTGGCTCAACTCGGCCTACATCATTGAAAAGCTGCTGCCCTACGACGAGAGCAGACAGGCCCACCGCAACCTCTTCAACTTAACTCGTTTCCTTGCCAAGGCTGCTCCCAAGCGACTCTCCGCAGGCCGGCTTAAAACGTTGGGAAACGACCCGCTTATTAGCTCAGCAGAGCAGCTGATCAAATCGCTTCAGGCTTGCAATAGCAAGGAGCAACTTGAGGAGACCTTTGTTCACCTCCAGAGAGAGGTTAGCCAAGTTGACAGGCTCCAGGAACTTGTTAATTCCCCTTAG
- a CDS encoding glycosyltransferase family A protein gives MEYPLASILICNYNYGGFIQRAIDSALGQTYPNFEVIVVDDGSTDNSRQVIAGYGDKVVAVFKENGGQASAFNEGFERSKGDIVFLLDSDDWFLPNKVERVIETFKSNPEIGWCFNSQVEVDVLTDQVIKRTAAPETGEPVDLRAAIIQLGRKPYFAPATSCTSFKRTVLSSILPMPTGQSVVLSDNYIKFAAVSLAKGYFLNEDLTCMGIHGSNIYTRSNTKDLIHAKVDILTAFWLRQNFPNIKNFTNRLFRTGLAYYWRCGKQDEDCRSIVKQYLSLTQIPERIEILAVALLHYSNAMGVLRRLKAS, from the coding sequence ATGGAATATCCACTCGCTTCGATTTTGATCTGCAACTATAACTATGGCGGGTTTATTCAGCGAGCCATCGACAGCGCTCTTGGGCAGACTTACCCAAACTTTGAAGTCATTGTTGTAGACGATGGCTCAACCGATAATTCCCGGCAAGTGATTGCAGGCTACGGGGATAAAGTAGTCGCCGTGTTTAAGGAAAACGGGGGCCAGGCATCCGCTTTTAACGAAGGATTTGAGCGCAGCAAAGGCGATATTGTCTTCCTGCTAGACTCTGATGACTGGTTTTTGCCCAACAAGGTGGAGCGGGTAATCGAAACCTTTAAAAGCAATCCGGAGATTGGATGGTGCTTTAACTCGCAGGTTGAAGTGGATGTCTTAACCGATCAGGTGATTAAGCGAACTGCAGCGCCTGAGACCGGGGAACCCGTTGACCTGCGGGCAGCGATTATTCAATTAGGTCGAAAGCCCTATTTTGCGCCTGCAACCTCTTGCACCAGCTTTAAGCGCACTGTTCTGAGCTCAATTCTGCCGATGCCAACTGGACAATCTGTGGTGCTGAGCGATAACTACATTAAGTTTGCTGCCGTCTCATTAGCCAAGGGGTACTTCTTAAATGAGGACTTAACCTGCATGGGAATACACGGCAGCAATATCTATACCCGTAGCAATACCAAAGACCTAATTCACGCTAAAGTCGATATCTTGACGGCTTTTTGGCTACGGCAGAACTTTCCAAATATTAAAAACTTTACCAACCGGCTGTTTAGAACGGGGCTGGCCTACTATTGGCGCTGTGGCAAGCAGGATGAAGACTGCCGATCTATCGTGAAGCAGTATCTATCTCTAACCCAGATCCCGGAGAGAATTGAAATTTTGGCAGTTGCGCTTCTACATTACAGCAACGCGATGGGTGTGCTGCGACGCTTAAAGGCTTCGTGA
- a CDS encoding glycosyltransferase, with translation MKLFFIDQSGNLGGAELCLADIAQSFETPVLIGLLQDGPFRERLESLQVPVQVLTKQALQVRKESGLAAGLKSLQQLIPLIQKAARTAADYDAIYANTPKALVVGALASALSRRPLVYHLHDIIAPEHFSKTNRQLLIFLANRFARLVIANSNASKAAFIEAGGQADKVEVVYNGFDLDAYPVAVALEEPRAALRQELGLSNRFVVGHFSRLAPWKGQHILLEALTHLPEDVVALFVGDALFGEDAYVEALHQQVKDQGLSDRIRFLGFQSDIPRLMAACDLVAHTSTAPEPFGRVIVEAMLCARPVIAAAAGGAVELVEPGQTGWLCPPGDADKLAALILSCRDQPEFTQAVAQRADQTARQRFNLTETNQQIRSHLQALLER, from the coding sequence TTGAAGCTTTTCTTTATTGATCAGAGTGGCAACCTAGGGGGCGCGGAGCTGTGCCTAGCCGATATTGCTCAGTCTTTTGAAACGCCCGTGCTGATTGGGCTGCTGCAGGATGGCCCCTTTCGCGAGCGGCTTGAGTCGCTGCAGGTGCCAGTGCAGGTGCTCACAAAGCAGGCCTTACAGGTACGCAAAGAGAGTGGTCTGGCGGCGGGTCTAAAAAGCCTGCAGCAGCTCATTCCCCTGATTCAAAAAGCGGCTCGAACGGCGGCTGACTACGATGCGATCTACGCCAACACGCCTAAGGCGTTAGTAGTAGGGGCGTTGGCCAGCGCCCTCAGTCGCCGCCCGCTGGTCTACCACCTGCACGACATTATTGCTCCTGAGCATTTCAGTAAAACCAACCGGCAGCTGCTGATCTTTTTGGCCAATCGCTTTGCCCGTCTAGTGATTGCCAACTCCAACGCCAGCAAGGCAGCTTTTATTGAGGCGGGAGGACAGGCCGACAAGGTTGAGGTGGTCTATAACGGCTTTGACCTGGATGCGTATCCGGTAGCGGTGGCCCTAGAGGAGCCGAGGGCGGCGCTGCGGCAGGAGTTGGGGCTGAGCAATCGCTTTGTGGTTGGCCACTTTAGCCGCCTAGCTCCCTGGAAGGGCCAGCATATCTTGCTAGAAGCGCTCACCCATCTACCGGAAGATGTGGTGGCGCTATTTGTGGGCGATGCTCTGTTTGGCGAAGATGCCTATGTTGAAGCGCTGCACCAACAAGTCAAGGACCAAGGCCTGAGCGATCGCATTCGCTTTTTGGGCTTTCAGTCAGACATTCCCCGGCTGATGGCGGCCTGCGACTTGGTGGCCCACACCTCTACTGCGCCAGAGCCATTTGGTCGGGTGATTGTGGAGGCTATGCTGTGCGCTCGGCCAGTAATTGCGGCAGCGGCGGGTGGGGCAGTGGAGCTGGTGGAGCCGGGCCAGACAGGGTGGCTGTGCCCGCCGGGGGATGCTGACAAGCTAGCAGCGCTGATCTTGAGCTGCCGGGATCAGCCTGAGTTTACTCAAGCGGTAGCGCAGCGGGCAGACCAAACGGCCCGGCAGCGGTTTAACTTAACTGAAACTAATCAGCAAATTCGGTCTCATCTGCAGGCTCTTTTGGAGCGTTAA